One genomic segment of Hugenholtzia roseola DSM 9546 includes these proteins:
- the dnaJ gene encoding molecular chaperone DnaJ, which translates to MAKDYYEILGVSRNATTDEIKKAYRKIAIKYHPDKNPGDKEAEEKFKEAAQAYDVLSNADKKAKYDRFGHEAFNGGGGNYGGGGFSMDDIFSQFSDIFGGGFGGGSAQGRRRRKGTNLRIKLKLTLREIATGVEKKVKVRRQIQCKSCSGTGAEYGTALENCTTCGGTGQLKKYTNTMLGQMITTATCHVCNGEGRVVKKNCPPCGGQGFVEEEEVINLQIPAGVEHDMQLSMSGKGNFPYRGGLDSLAGDLIIAIEEEEDENFKRDGRNIHYEHYISFIDAVLGTKVEVPTLEGAVRIEIEAGTQSGKIVRLRGKGIKDLQGYGTGDQLVHLKVWTPRNLSKKQKEALEKLRSEGIFEPNPTKEEKNSFFDRMKDFFQ; encoded by the coding sequence ATGGCAAAAGATTATTACGAAATCTTGGGAGTAAGCCGAAACGCTACCACCGACGAAATCAAAAAAGCCTATAGAAAAATTGCTATCAAATATCACCCCGACAAAAACCCTGGTGATAAAGAAGCCGAAGAGAAATTTAAAGAGGCCGCACAAGCCTATGATGTACTCTCCAATGCCGATAAAAAGGCAAAATACGACCGTTTCGGACACGAAGCCTTCAATGGCGGCGGCGGAAATTACGGCGGCGGCGGTTTTAGCATGGACGACATCTTCTCACAATTTAGCGACATCTTCGGTGGCGGCTTTGGCGGCGGTAGCGCACAAGGGCGCAGACGGCGAAAAGGGACAAATTTGAGAATTAAGCTCAAACTCACACTACGAGAAATCGCGACAGGCGTAGAAAAAAAGGTAAAAGTACGCAGACAGATACAGTGTAAAAGTTGTAGCGGCACAGGTGCAGAATACGGCACAGCCTTAGAAAACTGTACCACTTGTGGCGGCACAGGGCAGTTGAAAAAATATACCAATACTATGTTGGGGCAGATGATTACGACAGCCACCTGCCATGTCTGTAATGGTGAAGGGCGCGTAGTCAAGAAAAACTGTCCGCCTTGTGGGGGTCAGGGTTTTGTGGAAGAAGAGGAGGTTATCAACCTGCAAATTCCTGCGGGCGTAGAACACGACATGCAACTTTCTATGTCGGGCAAAGGCAACTTCCCCTATCGCGGTGGCTTAGATAGTTTGGCAGGCGATTTAATTATTGCCATAGAAGAAGAAGAAGACGAAAACTTTAAGCGTGATGGTAGAAATATTCATTACGAACATTACATCAGCTTTATTGATGCCGTTTTGGGTACAAAGGTAGAAGTGCCAACGCTGGAAGGTGCAGTTCGCATTGAGATAGAAGCAGGCACACAGAGCGGCAAAATCGTTCGCCTACGTGGAAAGGGCATCAAAGACTTGCAAGGCTATGGCACAGGCGACCAATTAGTGCATCTCAAAGTATGGACACCGCGCAATCTAAGCAAAAAACAAAAAGAAGCCTTAGAAAAATTGCGCTCCGAAGGCATCTTCGAACCCAATCCTACCAAAGAAGAAAAAAATAGCTTCTTCGACCGCATGAAAGACTTTTTTCAGTAG
- a CDS encoding nucleotide exchange factor GrpE, translating to MANEETNPTPEQQPESETPQVETAQENTANPSSDKLHAEAQEFKDKYLRLYAEFDNFRKRTAKERLETELQANRKLMNALLPVLDDFERAQSSIQKAEEKEKAALEALDILYKRLADTLKQNGLKPMDSAIGNTLDAELQEGIAIVPVAEEDKKGKIIDEIEKGYYLHDKVLRFAKVVIGS from the coding sequence ATGGCAAACGAAGAAACAAACCCTACCCCCGAACAACAGCCCGAAAGCGAAACTCCGCAGGTAGAAACGGCACAGGAAAACACAGCAAACCCCAGCAGCGACAAACTCCACGCCGAAGCACAAGAATTTAAAGACAAATACTTGCGCCTTTATGCCGAATTCGATAACTTCCGCAAGCGCACCGCCAAAGAACGCCTCGAAACGGAATTGCAGGCAAATCGCAAACTGATGAACGCCCTACTGCCCGTCCTCGACGACTTCGAGCGTGCGCAAAGCTCTATCCAAAAAGCCGAAGAAAAGGAAAAAGCCGCCCTCGAAGCCTTAGACATTTTATACAAACGCTTGGCAGATACGCTCAAACAAAATGGCTTGAAACCTATGGACTCTGCCATCGGAAACACCCTCGACGCTGAATTGCAGGAAGGTATCGCCATCGTACCCGTAGCCGAAGAAGACAAAAAAGGCAAAATCATCGACGAAATAGAAAAAGGATACTACTTGCACGACAAAGTCTTGCGCTTTGCCAAAGTAGTTATCGGCTCGTAA